TATGAGGACGACTACTACGTGAAGATGAGGGCAGCCCTGCCGAAGAAGGGAGAGCCGGTGACCACGCCCGAGGGGCCGGGCGTAGTCACCGATGTGAATGTCATCCGCGAAACCATCTCCGTCCGGCTGGCCGACGAGCGGACGATCGAGCTGCCAGCCGCGGATGTAGCCCCCGGAACCGAAAGGCCGGCACTTGAGCCGAGAGGAGCCGGCACGTCTGCCCGAGGCTCGCGCCGATAGGGCCGAAGCCGCTCCTCGACCGCCTCAGCCTCGAACCACCTGGTGTCGGGCCCGTTCGTACTCCATGAGCCTCTCTACATGCCCCCAGGGGAGAGGTGCGCTGCCCAGACCAGCCGTAGCCATGACCTCATTGCCGTGGAAGTCGCTGCCTCCCGTCTGCAGTAGCCCTTCGCTCTCTGCCAATCGGGCCAGCAGCGCCATCTCCTCGGCATTGTAGGCGCCGTAGTACACCTCCAGTCCCACAAGCCCTTCTTTGCGCAGAGACGGCAGTGCCTGGAGCACGTGCAACGGATGAGCGAAGACGGGTATTCCCCCTGCCTCCAGGATCCAGCGAACAGCTACCTCAGCGGCCAGCGACGGGGTGGGGATGTAGGCCGGGGCCCCCTTGCCGATGAGAGCGCGGAAGGCGCCATCCACGTCTTCGGCGTAGCCCGCCTCCACCAAGGCTCGAGCCACGTGGGGCCGGCCGACGCTTCCCCCCTCGGCGATGTCGAGCACCCGGCTCCAGGACAGCTTGTAGCCCAACTCGCCCAGCCGGCGCACGATGGCCTCGCCCCGGCGGTCGCGCGCCGAGCGTCGCTCCGCCAGCCGGCGGGTGAGTCGGCGGTCGTCGAACTGCACGAAGTACCCCAGTATGTGGGCCTCGCCGTGAGGAGTGCGTGCGTTCAGTTCCACCCCGGGCACCATCACCAGGGGGAGGCTTTCGGCCTGCGCTAGAGCCTCGGCCACGCCATCGGTGCTATCGTGA
The nucleotide sequence above comes from Anaerolineae bacterium. Encoded proteins:
- a CDS encoding PHP domain-containing protein, which encodes MTRRADLHTHTTASDGMLRPSELVLAAAQAGLQVLAVTDHDSTDGVAEALAQAESLPLVMVPGVELNARTPHGEAHILGYFVQFDDRRLTRRLAERRSARDRRGEAIVRRLGELGYKLSWSRVLDIAEGGSVGRPHVARALVEAGYAEDVDGAFRALIGKGAPAYIPTPSLAAEVAVRWILEAGGIPVFAHPLHVLQALPSLRKEGLVGLEVYYGAYNAEEMALLARLAESEGLLQTGGSDFHGNEVMATAGLGSAPLPWGHVERLMEYERARHQVVRG